One region of Armigeres subalbatus isolate Guangzhou_Male chromosome 3, GZ_Asu_2, whole genome shotgun sequence genomic DNA includes:
- the LOC134222491 gene encoding uncharacterized protein K02A2.6-like, with the protein MIRSLGLQLQAFDYAAHTDDVGIEWRKWLRSFETMIRASRIEDEDWKKDLLLHHAGPSVQQLFDTLPEPAGIEMRGPLLNIEHYTPNMSSYEEAKVRLNEFFLPKENSTYERHLLRQMKQKSGENIDAFMIRLRVQAERCGFEDRMEENIKDQIIQNCESAALRRDLLKRGDASLEEVLSVAKIFETVAQQEKSFAPGSAVAEIPKPAVSEVNKIDESAYNAPKRKRFAVAAQIECHRCGYNGHLARDAVCPARGNKCNKCGGKDHFAKKCRTNKQLGRVGGNYRIGYQRNINRDKNPAKENINGDDSNTVKHIEDESTEYVFHVTTSDSNGELQCEIGGVVITAVIDSGSKFNLLSQADWEKLKSNKVVVSNQRQETTKVFKAYGGQPLPVLGVFSAKVKIGSAIKLAEFYVMKGHGKILIGRDTATSMGVLQINVPVNEVETDAESIKLGTIKGIIVDIPIKANATPVIQPYRRIPLALEKKVDMKIDELHAQGVIEPVNEPAKWISPVVVVPKGADDVRICIDMRRANEAVERENHPLPTIEDFLPHLSRAKVFSRLDVKSAFHQVEISEKSREITTFITRRGLFRYTRLMFGINCAPELFQKSMEQVLSGCDGCFNFIDDVLVFGSDQKEHDLRLENVLLRLKERNVALNETKCIYGVTETDFLGHVLSKDGIKPGLDKMESIRNFREPRTVEEIRSFLGLVNYVGRFIPNLATLTFPLRRLTILGQKFVWGREQQLAFDKLKESMMDSKTLGYFNDGDRTQLVADASPVGLGAVLIQVNDQGPRVIAYASKSLSEVEKRYAQIEKEALALVWAVERFHFYLYGRTFELITDHKPLETIFGARSKPCARIERWVVRLQAYKAKVVYRPGKSNIADPLSRLAITSNTTGVTFDECVEHYVHWVASNAMPVALKLTEIEQASESDKSIQSVRVALDRGEWSEDLSSFKLFATELCFAGKILLRGNRIVIPEQLRRQTLDLAHEGHPGMTIMKQRLRAKVWWPKLDTEVEQYVKNCRGCMLVTAPSAPEPMKRRELPSGPWQHLAVDFLGPLPSGHHLFVVVDYYSRYIEIEIMKKIDSKETIHRLEPMLARFGLPLSITADNGPQFASEEFRVYCESNNIKLINTTPYWPQQNGEVERQNRSILKRLTISQAVNSDWVEELNKYLLMYRSSPHSTTKKTPAELLFGHNIRDKLPCIYQPKEVDEEVIDRDKEMKEKGKQYADERRNAKPNPIADGDDVLVKKMTKPNKLSTTFGAEPFKVVKRKGGDVVVTSESGVKYRRHVSHLQRIPQPVEMTSTSKLKQDTINITGTTSSKVEKQAVNSSMKRGTKRVVRQPAYMQEYVR; encoded by the exons ATGATTCGATCGCTAGGACTGCAACTGCAGGCATTCGACTATGCCGCCCACACAGATGATGTTGGTATCGAGTGGCGCAAGTGGCTACGGTCATTCGAAACCATGATTCGAGCCAGCCGCATTGAAGACGAAGATTGGAAAAAAGATTTGCTGCTTCATCATGCTGGTCCAAGTGTTCAACAACTCTTTGACACTCTGCCGGAGCCAGCCGGAATTGAAATGCGTGGACCCTTGCTGAACATCGAGCATTACACCCCAAACATGTCCAGCTATGAGGAAGCCAAAGTACGGCTGAATGAGTTCTTTCTACCAAAAGAAAACTCTACTTACGAGCGCCACTTACTACGGCAAATGAAGCAGAAGTCCGGTGAAAATATCGATGCGTTCATGATCAGATTGCGAGTACAGGCAGAACGATGCGGGTTTGAAGACCGGATGGAGGAGAACATTAAGgatcaaattattcaaaactgTGAATCAGCAGCTTTACGAAGGGATTTATTGAAAAGAGGTGATGCAAGCCTGGAGGAGGTGCTAAGTGTGGCAAAGATTTTTGAGACGGTCGCCCAACAAGAGAAATCATTTGCCCCCGGCTCGGCCGTTGCTGAGATTCCTAAGCCAGCAGTAAGTGAGGTCAACAAAATTGACGAAAGTGCTTATAATGCACCCAAGCGCAAACGATTTGCTGTGGCGGCACAAATTGAATGTCATCGTTGCGGGTACAATGGACATTTGGCAAGAGATGCCGTATGTCCCGCAAGAGGCAACAAGTGCAATAAGTGTGGAGGCAAAGATCACTTTGCCAAGAAATGCCGTACGAACAAGCAGTTAGGTAGAGTAGGTGGCAACTATCGGATTGGATATCAAAGGAACATTAATCGCGACAAAAATCCTGCCAAAGAGAATATCAACGGTGATGATTCGAATACGGTGAAGCACATTGAGGACGAGTCCACAGAATACGTTTTCCATGTGACTACATCGGACAGTAACGGCGAGCTGCAATGTGAAATTGGGGGAGTTGTTATAACTGCGGTGATCGATTCCGGATCTAAGTTCAACCTGCTGAGCCAGGCAGATTGGGAAAAATTGAAGAGCAACAAGGTGGTCGTGTCAAATCAACGTCAGGAGACAACGAAAGTATTTAAGGCCTACGGCGGCCAACCGTTGCCAGTGCTCGGCGTATTTAGTGCGAAGGTTAAGATCGGAAGCGCCATAAAACTGGCAGAGTTTTATGTAATGAAAGGACATGGAAAGATTTTGATCGGCCGCGACACTGCAACATCTATGGGAGTTTTGCAGATTAACGTACCCGTCAACGAAGTTGAAACGGATGCAGAATCCATCAAATTGGGAACCATTAAAGGAATTATCGTTGATATCCCTATAAAGGCTAACGCTACACCGGTTATTCAACCATATCGGCGTATACCACTGGCGTTGGAGAAGAAGGTTGATATGAAAATCGACGAGCTTCACGCACAAGGCGTCATCGAGCCAGTCAACGAGCCAGCCAAGTGGATTTCCCCAGTAGTGGTGGTTCCAAAAGGAGCAGATGACGTTCGTATTTGCATCGATATGAGGCGAGCCAACGAAGCGGTGGAAAGGGAGAATCATCCCCTGCCGACCATCGAGGACTTTCTACCACATTTGTCTAGGGCAAAGGTTTTCTCTCGTCTGGACGTGAAATCTGCCTTCCACCAG GtggaaatatctgaaaaatcaCGAGAAATCACGACTTTCATTACTCGCAGAGGGTTATTCCGATACACCCGCCTAATGTTCGGAATCAACTGCGCGCCAGAACTGTTTCAAAAGTCAATGGAACAGGTTCTGAGTGGATGCGACGGATGTTTCAACTTCATTGATGATGTCCTGGTGTTTGGATCAGACCAAAAAGAACATGACCTGCGTTTAGAAAACGTACTTCTCAGACTGAAGGAAAGGAACGTGGCACTAAATGAAACCAAGTGCATTTATGGAGTCACCGAGACAGATTTCCTTGGTCATGTTTTGTCAAAGGATGGAATCAAGCCTGGTTTGGATAAGATGGAATCGATCCGAAATTTTCGTGAACCAAGAACTGTTGAAGAGATCAGAAGTTTTCTCGGTCTGGTCAATTACGTAGGGAGATTCATTCCTAATTTGGCCACACTGACCTTTCCATTGCGACGACTTACGATTCTGGGGCAGAAATTTGTCTGGGGCCGTGAGCAACAGTTAGCATTCGATAAATTGAAAGAGAGCATGATGGATTCAAAGACACTAGGTTACTTCAACGATGGTGATCGGACACAACTTGTAGCTGACGCCAGCCCAGTAGGTTTGGGGGCCGTGCTAATCCAAGTGAATGATCAGGGACCCAGAGTAATTGCTTACGCAAGCAAGAGCTTATCCGAGGTAGAAAAACGATACGCTCAAATTGAGAAAGAGGCTCTAGCACTCGTATGGGCAGTGGAGCGGTTCCATTTCTATTTGTACGGCCGAACTTTTGAACTGATTACGGACCATAAGCCCTTAGAGACCATATTTGGCGCTCGGTCCAAACCATGTGCAAGGATTGAACGGTGGGTTGTTCGGCTGCAGGCTTACAAAGCGAAAGTCGTCTACAGGCCTGGAAAATCAAACATTGCTGATCCACTATCAAGATTGGCGATCACATCGAATACAACGGGAGTGACATTTGATGAATGTGTGGAACATTATGTCCACTGGGTAGCTTCTAATGCAATGCCAGTCGCTCTAAAGTTGACAGAAATAGAACAAGCATCAGAGTCTGATAAATCGATCCAATCAGTTCGTGTTGCTTTGGACCGAGGAGAGTGGTCGGAAGACTTGTCTTCTTTCAAACTTTTCGCAACGGAACTGTGCTTTGCTGGAAAGATTCTGTTGCGTGGGAATAGAATAGTGATTCCAGAACAGTTAAGGAGGCAGACGTTGGATCTAGCACATGAAGGACATCCGGGAATGACGATCATGAAACAAAGATTGCGAGCGAAGGTGTGGTGGCCGAAATTGGATACAGAAGTCGAACAGTACGTGAAAAATTGTCGAGGATGCATGTTGGTTACAGCACCGTCTGCACCAGAACCGATGAAGCGTCGAGAACTACCATCAGGCCCATGGCAACACTTGGCTGTTGATTTTCTTGGACCACTGCCATCGGGCCACCACTTATTTGTGGTGGTTGATTATTACAGCCGGTACATAGAGATCGAGATAATGAAGAAGATTGATTCCAAAGAGACCATTCATCGATTAGAACCAATGTTGGCCCGTTTCGGATTGCCATTGTCCATTACAGCTGATAATGGCCCCCAGTTTGCCAGCGAGGAGTTCCGAGTATACTGTGAATCGAACAACATCAAATTGATCAACACTACCCCATACTGGCCGCAACAAAATGGTGAGGTAGAACGACAGAATCGTTCTATCTTGAAAAGGCTGACTATTAGTCAAGCAGTGAATTCTGATTGGGTTGAGGAGTTGAATAAATACTTGCTCATGTACCGTTCTTCTCCTCATTCTACTACCAAGAAGACGCCAGCGGAATTATTGTTTGGCCATAACATTCGGGATAAGCTTCCTTGCATTTATCAACCCAAAGAAGTCGATGAAGAAGTGATTGATCGGGACAAGGAAATGAAGGAGAAGGGAAAGCAGTATGCAGATGAGCGGCGAAATGCCAAACCGAATCCTATCGCGGATGGTGATGATGTTTTAGTGAAGAAAATGACTAAACCAAACAAGTTGTCAACTACTTTCGGTGCAGAACCATTCAAAGTTGTGAAGAGAAAGGGCGGAGATGTAGTTGTAACTTCAGAATCGGGAGTCAAATATCGTCGACACGTCTCTCATCTGCAACGAATTCCGCAACCTGTGGAGATGACATCAACATCGAAATTGAAGCAAGATACAATTAACATTACCGGCACAACCAGCAgtaaagttgaaaagcaagctGTAAATTCGTCGATGAAACGTGGAACTAAACGAGTTGTCCGGCAACCAGCTTACATGCAGGAATACGTACGCTGA